The stretch of DNA ctttccaagtctgacaacaccgccaattttttacagtttgtgtgtcctataaccatctacttcatataaaatattcataatttttcgagtggtgcaacagtgttaaacaaacaaaaaactaaagaatttatttctggaagggtaggaatagagtcaataaaatatatttggtttgtaaatagttagttctaagaccagaattattatcaaagagaaaagttttaaatattataggtgaaaagtggtccgaattataaaatgtttggcatgtatttgcttgtaattgatttaatagggaAAAACATTCCTTTATTTGGTCTTTCTATGGCGTGCACAAAAATGATTCAAAACGATTATCAAAAAATCTCTGTAGGCTTTCAAAATAAAGTGTATATTTTTACATGATcgattagtttttaattaatttactttaagTACAACAAGCCCTTTACACCTGAAAAGCATTCTGAAAAAGCACTTTCGAAAATCCCCCAGCACTTTTGCTTCTAAAAGTGCTCTTGACTTTGTCCCTTCCTCTTTTCCGTCCTCTGATCTGATTTTGCTGTTACTAATCCCACTCTTCCACTTCATCGAACGCCTCAAAGGAACACTTTACGGACGCTGCAAACGGGAGGGCATTGAGCTGTCGCGTTCGAATCCAACGCCCTGGTCCGAGGATGCCATGAACGAGGCCCTGAACTCAGTGCGGTGAGTGTGTGTGACGAACTAGTGGCGTCAATTAAGTCGCTAATCACCATTTCCGACGTGTATCCCCCACAGCGTTGGCCAAATGTCCATCAACCAGGCGGCCATTCACTACAACCTGCCCTACAGCTCGCTCTACGGCCGCTTCAAGCGCGGCAAATACGACGTGGTGGCCAACACGAGTGGCGTTGCGCTGCTCAACACCTCGGGCAACACCACTGGCAGCATTGAGATTATCGAGCACAGTCAGGAGAATTCGGTACGTAGCCACGTGTCTGTGGAAAATCTAAAAGCCAATCGAAATGCAGTGCAACTCTTAGCTTAAAGTCTTTAAGCGCGCTGGGACTTAAAACAgtcgtacacacaaaaaaatttgattggtaaaattgaccaacaaagatagttacgtaactattaaaattgttacgtgcattttgtttttgctttgggtttgagtctttgctaattgtgtgtattttgttgttgtgaaatgactatttacttagtagaattgacaattttgctggttggggcctgtttgacagttgattttaccaagttttttttttgtgtgtagatcAAGACATTTCGCCTAATTTAACAACACtatcactttttttaatgcataaaatgcatgctacaaatttttcaatttttttttcttatttaattttgttttgttacctAAGTACCCACATTTTACTTGTTATTATGAGGCGTTAAACATATTTCTAGTGAAGGAAAAATGTGGACATAAAAATATCTGTTTATTTGGAATATGTAGGCTCGgaataaatttttgttagctATGGTGAACGTATCAAAATACCCGATACGTGACCTTACCAACATTAAAAGGCGCCGCCTAGCGGAAATCAGTTGTACCACCAGCCATCGGAACCGCTGACCATGCTAGGCAGAAATGTAGACGTTTAAGGTTaggttagagtgggcgtggaaaactttttttttaattggtcgaTCGTTATGTATTGAGTCAATACTATTGacgaaacaaatacatttcagcttaaatttttatttttccatcaaaAAATGTGAGCGCCAAAGTTTTTTacggtttgtgggcgttggaTAGGGCGGGGCACCTTAATGAAAGACCCCTAGCAACTGCATGCTTATTGCCAATCTGTGATAGACACGGGCGACTTTTGTAACTTATTAACCCAGATGTTACATGCCTATGCCACACTATAGCTCACCTACCCGCAGATTTcggtattattttttctttactaTTTCATCGACAAACATGAAGACAAGAACCATTTCTTGTGAGGCGTGTTAATAAAGGATGTGCCATGTGCCTACTTCAGCTTATACCAATTGCCAATCTTCTAGAATTTCTAGTTTCCAAAATCTCAGCGCTCATACGGACTCGGCTAGTGGTCccgatcaaaaatatatatagtctATAGGGTCGAAAAAACTTTCTTTTAACTACCAACGAGTACAATATACCGttttactctacaagtaacgggtaAAAAAGTTGCGAACTAAGCTAAGTGAATTCAAagtcaagttaattttaaatgagaTGCTTGAATGAAATTACTgaaacgattttttattttaaatgctttaagatttttatacccttgcagagggtattatgatttcagtcagaagtttgcaacgcagtgaaggagacgtttccgaccccataaagtatatatattcttgatcagcatcacaagacgagtcgatctagccatgtccgtctgtccgtctgtccgtctgtccgtctgtccgtccgtctgtccgtctgtacgtctgtctgtttctacgcaaactagtctctcagtttttgagctatcgggacgaaactttctcaaaagtcttctttctattgcaggtagtatatatgtcggagccgaccggaccggacaactatatcttatagctcccataggagggataggaaaaaaaaaactttaaaaaattctagcttcggtgtttttttgaaatattactttctacttttggggatgttattttttaaatatttctgaatttcgaattaaatatttaaaaaatcggactactatatcatatagctgccataggaacgatcggaaaattaatggaaaagtaataggaaataaattctagcttccttggtttttattgtaatatcttctactctaggatatgactctttttaaatatttccgaatttcaattttaatttgataaaaatcggacgactatatcatatagctgccataggaacgatcggaaaattaatgagaaatattagaaaattgaacatttttgcgatttgttaattaataggaatgatctgcaagggtatataagcttcggctggccgaagctagcttcctttcttgttatgcGTGACTTTAAGTTCTAAGAGCGAAGCTTACTTATGCCATAAACCACTGCATAATCGAATTTATTTCCCATCCAAACACTTTTATTTGCCCACCCTACGCAAACATTACACACAAATGCCAGCTTTGACTAACCGACAtaaccaatttatttatgcaaagtTGCATATGTTACAGCAACAGTTCCCGTACAGCCCGTCGCCGCATCCGCCAACGCCGCAGCACCACAGCACGCCGCAGCACCACAGTACGCCGCAGCAGGGACCGCCGACGCCCCAGCACATGCAGCAGCACGTAGTTCacatgcaacagcagcagtcgcCCCATCCGGGCCATCATCCGCAGCACATGCAGCAGGATGTGGTTACATCGAGCAGTCAGGTGGTGcacagccagcagcagcagcagcttcagCAGATCTATCAGCACCACGGGACGCCGGAGCGTAGTTGAGAATCACTGCATGCTGCGGCATTAATGGGCAGCACCGGCggtggaggaggcggaggagttGGAGGTGTTGGAGGAGCCGGCACTAGCGGCAGCACGGCGGCTAGTAGCACGCCCTTTGCCAGCATATCGGCGCTGGTCAGCGGACCGTCTAGTGCCCCACCGCCGCCAGTGGTTGCCAGTGGTTCGTCGGCCGTCAGTGGCGGCACCAGCAAGCGCAAGAAAGCCAACAAGCAAAAGCGTTGAGAGCAGGAGGATGATCAGCCGCCACAACAGGAGTTGGAAACAATTGCCGGAGTGGCCAGGGCCGAGGACATCAAGTTTAGATTTAATTGCAAGCACTGGAAGCGCAAGCTGCGGCAGTTTCATTTGCTATTGTCCAAACAgtagtcagtcagtcagttagAAAGATATACGTTTATAAATGACCCACAgacaaaaaattcccaaggGTGGTAGGACAAAGCAATCACAAAAACACTTGAACTAGATGGACATTAATTACACAACCGAGATGtgtataaaatgtaaatatataacgaAATATGCTTTATCTACATTATACGGAACATAGTTATATAGGTATTAGGTTCGCAAAAGTCCTTTGTTCTAGACGACTAAGTTGAAGAAGAGAGAAGGATAAACACATACATAGATCGTAAGTGAATAATGAATTTTAGATTTGCCTAGACTCGAAAGATAATGGATTCGTTTGGGCTCGCAGTTTTAAGAGCACTTTGTTATAAATGGACAGGGACACGCGTACATACTTTGGACGCGTGACCATTCTGAGAACCTTTAACTAGGAGCTAAAAGTGGAAACCCTTCTCTTGCGTTTTGTTATAATTTCCGCTTAGTGTGAGACTGAAAGTGCGCCTAAAACTGTAGAAATCCAAGCCCAAACTATAGTGAACACGCATACAACACAACCCATACATGAATCAAATGCTTTATAACCATATTGTTTGAACGGAGAGAACGAAGGGGAGAATACCTTAATTTAGAATTAAACCAAAATATCAAGGTCTAGAAATTAAACTCATTAGCTTGTAATCACACCAGCAAACAGATCAGATAAGAGAGAaacataagagttatttgaatttaactgGAGGCGCCCTGAATCAACCaatattgatttgatttcaactGAATTGAGAGTATAGCCAATACATTAATGTAGTAATGAAGTAATTGCAAGGAAAGAACACATGGATTGTATTTTTGATAGAACCAGAAGCATACGAAATTAGCGAATCCAACTTCAAATGTTGTTAATGTTAAGCTCTAAATAATGTCCTTTCGAAATTGCATTCAAAACAAAGATTTAAAGCAAGTTTGTAAGAGAAATCAACCAATAAATACACACGTATATATatggatacaaaaaaaacctcTTAGTGAACTGTAAAATGTCTTAGTGTAGCAGCGAACGAGAGTAGTAATTCCTTTTTAAAGAACACTTTATTCTAGCGACGTTTCGTTGCCCCTCAAATGGAAGTAGGCCTAACTGTATCTATATTGAAAATCGGAATTCAAATCTACAAGGAGAAAACaattatattcaaatttttgaattataaatttaaagaaagaaaatttgtaTAGTAGCTTCCACTAGTATATCTAAATATTTAGGAGCCGAGAAACGGATACTGTAAACACCCATCTAAAGTaacttcaaatatttttggtttcaaCTTAACTATACATACGTGTGCGGAGAACACTTGGAAATCTTTGTAAATACATTTGAATAGTTTTTTAGTTGTTAGTTGACTTAGGGGAACAGGTATctgaaaattacaaaaatcaaatgttgcaaattaatttattttagcgTTATAGACCCGTAGAACTGAATGCAATATGCTTACCTTAAACTCAACATAATTTAATTCTATTCCTATTATCTTTAGTTGGAttcatttaattgttttatagcaaaactGTATAtcattgtaaattaaataaagcatACGAAGTAGCATCTACAAGAGTTAAATctacaataaaacaaaaaatatcattataaCATTGTTAAAATTGTCGCAAGagcaattaaaaaatgaacCCAGCAACTTGAAGAAGAATCGAAGTAAAAGCGAATCACAGAagcgtaaaaaataaaatattacatttaaaattttaagataaCTAAATGTTTAAGAGTAACCCTTAACCACACAATATTATAGCACATTTTGGATTATCAAATATGCATATACAGAAAAATATCCATTATAAACGGTAAATGTAAACCCAAAAAGAATCACTGAAACAATCTATGTAACAGCCGAAATAGCGAAAACCCATGtaataaacaaacaacatTTAATGTAATATTGGTATAacgtaatttttaaagtgaggtactataaataaaaattataaaataatattaaacatgTTTCATTTCATCTGAAAtgctgttttattttcttttgggaCTGAGAAgaataaaatgaatataaataattaaaaatcaaatataagtgGGCCTACTAAAATGCAAGCAtatctaaatttttaaaatacatttacagtaatttaaaatatgtgaGTTTGAAATTGATTATATCATCGTATCAGATTTAgttcattaatttaaaaaaatcctttaaaaaatgtgtttgaAAGTTAACAAGTTTCTGTGGAATTTGGGTGGGAGTTTTTTGGCGGTCATGATTTAAATTTCGGTTATCACGTTATCCGTGCTGTAAAGCTCCGTCTCTGTTAACCTGATCTTGGCTCAGGGGAATTGTTTTGGCCAGTAATGTTAGGGGAGCTTTTCTGTTAGGGGCCCATTATTGGCTCTCTCGGCTGGCGCATGCTCTCGCACATGTTCGGCTTA from Drosophila takahashii strain IR98-3 E-12201 chromosome 2R, DtakHiC1v2, whole genome shotgun sequence encodes:
- the LOC138912521 gene encoding dachshund homolog 1-like; this encodes MGSTGGGGGGGVGGVGGAGTSGSTAASSTPFASISALVSGPSSAPPPPVVASGSSAVSGGTSKRKKANKQKR